ATTTTTACATATTGATTTTTTAAGAATATAATTTTAAAGGCACGTAATATTAATTAATTTCGTTTTTATTTCGATATTTATTGTTATTATTTAGGTTTTTACCCGTGCCATTTTAATATATAATATTTTTTAAAAAATTTGTTTAGAAATAAAATATTTTTACTATTGAAGATCTTAAAATAATCATATTTTGGTTAAATTGTAATATAATAATATTTATAATACCTATTATTAAAATTATTTTTGGAAGCCATGATATTTTTCTTTTATTTAAAAAATTAATAATTATATTTTTTTTATTTTGAATATTTTTCCAAATAGTCCATATGCTTAAAAAAATAATTATTATATTAAAAATTAAAAATTTTTTAAAAATATTATTTTCGTGATTTTTTGGAAGATGTATTAATAATACTGTTAACATTCCAGGTATTAAATATATTAAAGGCCATATAATACAGCTTAAAAAATTTGGTAAAAAAAATTTTTTTATAAAAGATATTTCTAGCATTCCAGATAAAATAGGAATAATTGGTCTTGCGGGTCCAATAAATTTTCCAAAAAAAATTGAAGATATACTATGTTCATTTAATATTTTTATCATTTTTTTTATAATTACATAATATTTTTTAAATATTCTTAATTTTTTTACCCAATTTTTAAATTTAAATCCAATAAAATATGAAATCCAATCTCCTAATAAACATCCAATTGTTGAAGAAATCCATGATGGATAAAATTTTTCATGAGAATTTGCAATAATTGCTCCTATTGCTGACATGATCATCATTCCAGGTATAAATAATCCAATTAAAGCTAAGGATTCTATAAAAGAAATAATTGCAACTATTAAACAAAAATAAATTAATGTTTGATTAGAAAGATAATTAAATAATAGTTCCATATTTTTTATTCCATATTAAAAATATAAATTATTTAAATATTTTATATGAATTTTTAAAATAAGAGAAATATTAAAATCACAAAAAATTTTTTTAATAGTAAATTTTTAAGTTTAATTATTTTTTTTTATTTTAGATGTTTAAAACATAAAAAAATATATAAATTTTAAAATTTTATGTTATTTTTTTTAGAAAATTATTTAAATATTATTGTTTTTATATAAATTAAATAAAATTTAATAATGATATAAATATCTATTTATATTTTTTATTTTAATTTTTAAAAAAGTAATATGTTAAAAAAATTTTATAAAATTTATTTTTTAATTTTATATTTATTTTTTAAAATTTTTTATTTTATAGAATTATTAAAGAATAATAATAGACATTGTAAAAAATTAATTTTTAACATATTTAAAATTTTTAAAATAGATTATAAAATATAAAAATTTATTTATAAATTTGTTATTTTTAGTATAAATTTTTGATAAAAATTATATAAAATTTTTTTATTAAATTATTTATCTAAAAAATATATTTCAAATATATTTATTTTTTTAAAATATAGTATAATAAGTATTAATTTTTAAAAATTTTTATTTTAAAGTAAAAATTAGTATTTTTATAAAATAATTTTATTTATATAATAGACAAAAATTATTTTTAAAAATTTTAAAAATTTTTTTAGAAAAATAATCATTATATTTTTTATAATTTTTATTTATAAATATTTTAAATAAATAAAAAATTTTTTATGATAAATTTTAAATTTTATACGTTGAGAAATTTGTTAAATTATGAAAAAAAAAAAAAAAATATATAAATTTTTTAAAAAAAAATATTTTAGTCAAATTTTTTTAAAAGATGTTTGTATTATTGATAAAATTATAAATTCTATAGATCCAAAAAAAAATGATTTGTTATTTGAAATTGGTCCTGGTTTAGGAGCTTTAACTATTCCTTTGTGTAATTTAATTGATAATTTATCGGTTGTTGAAATTGATTCTGATATTTTAAAATTTTTTAAAAAAAAAAAAATATTTTACAAAATAGATTTTTATTTAAAAGATGTATTAAGTTTTGATTTTTTAAATTTTTATTTAGATAAAGATAAAAAAAAAATACGACTTTTTGGAAATTTACCGTATAATATTTCTACAAAATTATTAATTAATTTAACAAAATATAATTTTATTTTTAAAGATTTACATTTTATGTTTCAGAAAGAATTTGCAAATAGAATTTTAGCTCAACCTAATAATAAATTTTATGGGAGATTAAGTATTTTAATACAGTATTTTTTTAAAACTGAAAAATTATTTGATATATCTCCAGATTGTTTTTCTCCTATTCCAAAAATTAGTTCTACTTTTTTAAAGTTATCTCCACATAAATTATTTTCTGAATTACTTTTTGATGTTAATGTATTAAGTAAAATTACAAAAATAGCTTTTAATAGTAGACGAAAAGTATTAAAAAATAGTTTATATAAATTATTTACAGAAAAAGAATTAATTTCTTTAGATATTGATTCTAGCTTACGTCCTGAAAATTTATCTTTGAAAAAATATTGTTTGTTGACAGATTTTTTAATAAAAAAATATATTTAGTTATATATAAATTTTATAAAAAAATTTAGATAGTATTTAAAATTTTTATAAATGTTGTTTATATTATATTTGAAAAAATAGGAAATTATTTATGAGTACTTATTTTATAGGTGATATTCATGGATGTTATAATCAATTTAAATCTCTTTTAAAAAAAGTTAATTTTAATATTGTTAAAGATCAATTATGGATAACAGGTGATTTAGTTGGTCGTGGTCCAGATTCTTTTAAAGTTTTAGAGTATATTTTTTCTTTAGAAAAAAATGTAAAATTAGTATTAGGAAATCATGATTTAAATTTAATTTCAATATATTATGAAGTTCAAAAAAGATCTATAGAAAAAGAGATTTCAGATTTATTAAATAACAATAATATGCACGATATTATGAATAAATTAAGAAATGTTCCTTTAATTCAATATGATAAAAAAAGAAAATTAATTATGACACATGCTGGAATTTTTCCTAAATGGGGTTTAAATGATATTTTAAAATTTTCAAATCAAGCTCATAAAATTTTATCAGGAAATAATTTTTTAAAATATTTAAAATATATGAATGGAGATTTTCCTAATTTTTGGTTAAATAATTTAAATAAATATGATATTTTTCGTTTTACAATTAATGTTTTTACTAGAATGCGATATTGTTATTTTAATGGAGAATTAGATTTTAGTTATAAAGATACTCCTCCTCATTTTAATAAAAATATTGTTCCATGGTTTACTATAAAAAATAAATTAGGAAAGAAATATTTTATTTTTTTTGGACATTGGTCTTCATTAAAAGATACAACAACACCAGAAAATATATTTCCTTTAGATGCTGGTTGTTGTTGGGGTAGATATTTAACTATTTTTAGATGGGAAGATAAAAAAATTTTTAAAAAAAAATGTAATTTAATAAAATAATTATTTATGTAAAATTTTTAAAAAAATATATTTTTTATTATTTTAAATAACATTAAATTTTAAAATTATTTTTTTTATTTTATTTTTATTTTTTTATGAATTTTTTGTAAATATAAAATTTTTTTAAATGGATCTTTTTTTAATGAATTAATAGATGCTATTGCTCCATTTATTGTAGTATTATAATATATTTTATATTGAATAGCTTGTTCTCGAATAAATTTTGTTGTTTTTATTTCATTTTTTGAAATCGCTGTACTAATAATATATGAATATTTTCCATTTTTTATTTTTTTACATATTTTTAATTTATTATCATATATTTTTTGAATATTTCTTGTATGAATATTATTTTTTTTTAAAAGATCATAAATTTTTTTTGTTGTATCTATTTTGAAATTAAATTTTTTTAATTTTTTTGCTAGTTTTATAATTAATTTTTTTTTTTCTTCATTAATTATTAATAAAGTTCTTTTTTTATTACTTATTTTATTTTGAGTACCTAAAATAGCTTTTCCAAAAGCTTCTTCAAAACTTTTTCCTATTCCCATAACTTCTCCAGTAGATTTCATTTCTGGTCCAAGAATAGGATCTGAATGAGAAAACTTGTTGAATGGGAAAACAGATTCTTTTACTGAATAATACTTCAATTTAATTTCTTCTTTAACAAAGTTTTGTTTTTTTAAGTTAATTCCAATCATAACTTTTGTAGCTACTTTTGCTAATTGTATTCCTGTAGATTTAGAAATAAAAGGAATAGTTCTTGCAGCTCTTGGATTAACTTCAATAATATATAGTTTATTATTTTTTAATGCAAATTGAATATTTATAAGACCTTTTATTTTTAGTTCTAAAGATATTTTTTTTACTTGTTTTTTAATTTTAGATATAATTTTTTTATTTAAAGAATATGATGGAAGAGAACAAGCTGAATCACCAGAATGAATTCCTGCTGGTTCAATATGTTCTATAATTCCTCCAATAAATATTTGTTCTCCATCAAAAACTGCATCAACATCTATTTCTTTTGCATTT
The window above is part of the Buchnera aphidicola (Periphyllus testudinaceus) genome. Proteins encoded here:
- a CDS encoding symmetrical bis(5'-nucleosyl)-tetraphosphatase, translated to MSTYFIGDIHGCYNQFKSLLKKVNFNIVKDQLWITGDLVGRGPDSFKVLEYIFSLEKNVKLVLGNHDLNLISIYYEVQKRSIEKEISDLLNNNNMHDIMNKLRNVPLIQYDKKRKLIMTHAGIFPKWGLNDILKFSNQAHKILSGNNFLKYLKYMNGDFPNFWLNNLNKYDIFRFTINVFTRMRYCYFNGELDFSYKDTPPHFNKNIVPWFTIKNKLGKKYFIFFGHWSSLKDTTTPENIFPLDAGCCWGRYLTIFRWEDKKIFKKKCNLIK
- the rsmA gene encoding 16S rRNA (adenine(1518)-N(6)/adenine(1519)-N(6))-dimethyltransferase RsmA, giving the protein MKKKKKIYKFFKKKYFSQIFLKDVCIIDKIINSIDPKKNDLLFEIGPGLGALTIPLCNLIDNLSVVEIDSDILKFFKKKKIFYKIDFYLKDVLSFDFLNFYLDKDKKKIRLFGNLPYNISTKLLINLTKYNFIFKDLHFMFQKEFANRILAQPNNKFYGRLSILIQYFFKTEKLFDISPDCFSPIPKISSTFLKLSPHKLFSELLFDVNVLSKITKIAFNSRRKVLKNSLYKLFTEKELISLDIDSSLRPENLSLKKYCLLTDFLIKKYI
- a CDS encoding DedA family protein encodes the protein MELLFNYLSNQTLIYFCLIVAIISFIESLALIGLFIPGMMIMSAIGAIIANSHEKFYPSWISSTIGCLLGDWISYFIGFKFKNWVKKLRIFKKYYVIIKKMIKILNEHSISSIFFGKFIGPARPIIPILSGMLEISFIKKFFLPNFLSCIIWPLIYLIPGMLTVLLIHLPKNHENNIFKKFLIFNIIIIFLSIWTIWKNIQNKKNIIINFLNKRKISWLPKIILIIGIINIIILQFNQNMIILRSSIVKIFYF